Genomic window (Allostreptomyces psammosilenae):
GCCGGCGGCTACGACCACAACTGGGTGCTGCGCCCCGCCCCCGCGGACGCCGCCGGCGGCTTCCGGCCGGTGGCGGAACTGGTCGAGCCGGAGAGCGGGCGCGCGCTGGAGGTGTGGACCACCGAGGACGGCGTGCAGTTCTACTCCGGCAACCAGCTCGACGGCACCCTCACCGGCCCCTCCGGCCGCCGCTACGGCCCTCACGCCGGCCTCTGCCTGGAGACCCAGGCGTTCCCGGACTCCCCGAACCGCCCCGACTTCCCCTCCACGGTGCTCCGCCCCGGCGAGGAGTACGCCAGCCGAACCGAGTTCCGTTTCACGGCGCGGTAGGCCCGCTCGCCCGGGGGCGGGCGGAACGAACTGGCGCTGGGTCAGGTTCCCGTTGTGACGAAAGCGTGACGCCCGTGATGTGAAACGTCGACATGGACACGACGGATGTTCGGTAGCTTGTGCTCTCCGAGGCGGCGGATGCCGCCTCATGGAGAGAAACGGACAACGCAACAGTGTCGACCTATCACGCTGCCCCGCCCATGGGGGGACCGGTGGCCGCGGGCCCGATCGGGAAGGTGCGCAACCCCTTCGCGGTCTGGCTGCTCAGCTGCATCACCCTCGGCATCTACCAGATGGTCTGGTACTACCGGATCAACCGTGAGCTGCGGGACTTCGCCGGCGTCCAGGTGGCGCCGGGACGGGCCGTGCTGGCCATCACCATCGGCGGCTTCGTGCTGGTCCCGCCGTTCGTGTCGATCGCCAACACCGGTGGCCGCATCGCCCGCGCCCAGGAGTTCGCGGGCGTCCAGCAGCGCTGCTCCGGCGGCGTGGGGGTGCTGCTGCTGTTCGTCCTCAGCCTGACCAGCGTGTACTACCAGTCGCAGCTGAACGACCTGTGGCGGTCGCGCGGCGCGTCGGGCTGACGGGCCGTGGGCTGACGCGGCGCCGCCGAGCGGCCGCCGGCGCTCGCCGAAGGCGGGCCCGGACCGGGATTCCCGGTCCGGGCCCGCCTTTTCCCGTTCCCGGAGAGGGATCCTCCCGCTTCCCGCCGAAACGATCGCCGAAACAGCGAAAGTGCGCCTTTCCGGCGCGCGGCCGTGGGACTCGCCTCCGGCCGGCCGAGGGTCGGGGGAGTCCGGGCGGAACCGGCCAGAATCGTGCGAGAAGGGTTGACAGCCCTGAGGGGCGCCACGAGCCTGTGCGATCGAAAGATCAAGTGATATCGCGAAAGTTTCGATCCGCTTGGTCGCCCGTTGCGAACTCGCGAGGAATCCATGACCCTGTACCACCGCCGAGCGCCCCACCGGCGGCGCGGCCTGACCGTCGCCCTCGTGCTGACCGCGGCCACCCTGCTGGCCACCCCCGGAACCCCCGCCATGGCCGGTCCGTCCCCCACCGGCACGGTGGACTTCCGCGACACCCGGCAGACCATCGACGGCTTCGGCTTCTCCGAGGCGTTCCAGCGCTCGGACATCATGCACGGTGCCCGCGGCCTGTCCGAGACCAAGCAGCGCGAGATCCTCGACCTGCTCTACGACACCGAGGCCGGGGCCGGCTTCTCCATCCTCCGTCTGGGCATCGGCTCCTCCGCCGACGGCGTCTACGACCACATGCAGTCCATCGCCCCGGTCGGCCCCGCCTCCCCGGACGAGCCGCTGGAGTACCACTGGGACGGCGACGACCACGGCCAGGTCTGGCTCGCCCAGCAGGCCCAGTCCTACGGCGTGGAGCGCTTCTACGCCAACGCCTGGAGCGCCCCGGGCTACATGAAGACCAACGGCACCGACGCCGGCGGCGGCGTGCTGTGCGGCATGAGCGGCACCGACTGCCCCTCCGGCGACTGGCGGCAGGCCTACGCCGACTACCTCACCCAGTTCATCCGCTTCTACCAGCAGGAGGGCATCGAGATCACCGACCTCGGGTTCCTCAACGAGCCCGACTGGCACGTCTCCTACGCCTCCATGGACGCCACCCCCGAGCAGGCCGCGGACATGGC
Coding sequences:
- a CDS encoding DUF4234 domain-containing protein; this translates as MGGPVAAGPIGKVRNPFAVWLLSCITLGIYQMVWYYRINRELRDFAGVQVAPGRAVLAITIGGFVLVPPFVSIANTGGRIARAQEFAGVQQRCSGGVGVLLLFVLSLTSVYYQSQLNDLWRSRGASG